One window from the genome of Palaemon carinicauda isolate YSFRI2023 chromosome 24, ASM3689809v2, whole genome shotgun sequence encodes:
- the LOC137618118 gene encoding uncharacterized protein, with translation MLAFLEDTVSFTSSTLDAARSLLKSPTAPLPTFSSTEGENINKFLTEFEDTTGSFQLKDRDRLLLLKQQVSGRASVLLSSLEVDKQTYNDAKELLLAALASGSLQKFNTIKQIAEMRLTYSTDPFSYISQMKNCIESVKLQKIETNDFLNYFFWQGLNDTFKNQLTIITNKTRPSLDEMKDKFFEAAERYSLATQNFHSKNHSKGFNIKSSTTNLATNVNFSKTNGPSVKCTLCALDKERDSSHPIYKCKYYDSPKAKVDKLKEIGGCLKCAKANHSTESCNFVFRKKFFHCGKWHFTYLCINGNEERSLLGATNKIKATPVTSQSQKVSKKGKNCKSAPKEEVSSGMILSVGALRTTSTESILPTFTCYLSNRVEIRCLVDSGCQTNFITEAVANTSNLKVLKERVHLTVNGFNSSKQYATKLVEVEVEIGKERFKIEALCVPSIDINLKLPQLSRITTAFIEKGYVLADNQLLNHQEEINNIDFILGTNSMYCLLSSMVNFGQPIPSVYSQCALGVMLLGNLQNTISNLKYLPDLNYASYNGNNSDISTYLSVESSVVYVGFGSSILCDDSNFMEEEVTLDVESNFAVLKDDGSISETELNKAANEVLMKYDEKKVLNYDQLEFKNCSSEVNDQLVRFALNHSVRTEKGRISMPLLWNSKVSHLLGRNYNLAKAVLKSNLKKLRKNELHLHLMDDAIKEQEQLGIIQRIPNLDQYMEEHPEHSFLPHMGVFKLNRETTKCRVVFLSNICEKDLSKPATVSHNQSIHSGPCLNQKIASALLHLRFGSKLLCFDIRKAFNQIELNPSDQNKLLFLWYRNVKKGDFSLVGYKKVRLSFGLWCSPTILMLSLYKILVLDTEGNSEEVVCLKRLIYQLFYMDNGAFTCSDSSTLKWAYQLLPSIFEPYKMELQQIVTNDSSLQEDIDAGLENKTDSKVKLLGLQWHRQDDILSTRPIALEGSANTKRLILRSIASNFDLYNFNGPVFNRSRVFMHGLQCDKSLGCDDPLSQERMKEWNCISRQANATPEIMVERFVGERDSSYRILACVDASSLMYGAVLYIENIDTGKVSFVLAKNRIVNTNLKTKSIPSLELQAISLGTEMLMELYKELSGPACVIPINIKALTLYSDSLVALTWVNSYASKLDKMQGKSNFILNRLHRINQLCEIFPVNFTFTSGQNNPGDCITRCLSYKQLKKTNYFSGPQIQSSDVAISQNVLSFTIPNPLFKIDDDNVESKDVGSYNIQCNKLSISSEYLVSPNRYSDFRHLVAVIARVLRCWNKWKARTKLNRPTCKDLMVIESGYYKEAVMHIILKDQLVYFPEVFDYFGSDLKRVKNIPNLVSQLNVYPDQVGILRVKSKCDRWKEGERCYFPILLHKHSELKLIILDLHVRLKHAGCYSLLAELRKEFWIPHYFSVVKNVLKDCVTCKRYNGRSVKLNQSPYRDVRLHPSEIPFGYVYIDYFGPYTVKQEHRKLKVWVLCLTCMFTRAVNLKICVDMSVKEFLRSFMLHTFDYGLPQFCVSDLGTQIVAGGNIIMDFLKDPETQMHFDEAGVQSIKFDRYFKGCSQMGSLVEICIKMVKHLINKSIGTNVLEFRDFEFVVSQTCHLVNKRPIAFKEALRDSSNEPVPHPITPERLIHGYDLLSINVIPDLQPDPEIDLEYILGTTPSERIKNNYQKLNAIRKNLIDNYHSEFLATLIKQAVDKKDRYRPCHHQHLNVGDIVLIKETPVKPLNYPMGKITEVIKNTSGEVTNAIVLKGKTNELVKRHITSLIPLLKPDIAEEINPSVNEELDAKPKFRGRSRRRAAVESEKRTRHVLQD, from the coding sequence atgttagccttccttgaagatactgtctctttcacttctagtaccttagatgctgcaaggagtttgcttaagagtcctactgctccccttcctactttcagtagcactgaaggggaaaatataaacaaattcttaacagaatttgaggataccacaggctcctttcagcttaaggatagggataggttgttgttgttaaagcaacaagtttcggggcgtgcttccgttttgttgagttcacttgaagtggataaacagacttataatgatgccaaggaacttttgttagcagctttggcttctggttcgctgcagaaattcaatactattaaacaaatagcagagatgagattaacgtacagcacagatccattttcctatattagtcagatgaaaaactgtattgaatctgttaagttgcaaaaaattgaaactaatgactttttgaattatttcttttggcaaggtttgaatgatactttcaaaaatcagttgactatcataacaaataagaccagaccttcattggatgaaatgaaggataaattttttgaggcagcagaacgatattcattagctacccagaatttccattcaaagaatcattctaaaggttttaatatcaaatcttcaacaacaaatttggctactaatgtcaattttagcaagactaacgggccttcagttaagtgtactttatgtgctttagacaaggaaagagactcttctcatcctatctataagtgtaagtattatgatagtccaaaggccaaagttgacaaattgaaggaaattggaggatgtttaaagtgcgctaaagccaatcattccaccgaatcttgtaattttgtttttcgaaagaaattttttcattgtggaaaatggcattttacctatctgtgtataaatggaaatgaagaaaggagtttactgggtgccaccaataaaatcaaagcaacccctgttacctctcagagtcaaaaagtgtccaaaaaagggaaaaactgtaaatctgctcccaaagaggaggtttctagtggcatgattctatcagtaggtgctttacggactaccagtacagagtcaattttgcctacttttacttgttacctaagtaaccgggtcgagattaggtgtcttgtagacagtggttgccagactaattttattacggaagctgtagccaatactagtaatctcaaggtgttaaaagaaagggtacatttgactgttaacggttttaactcgagtaagcagtatgcaactaagcttgtggaagtagaggtagagataggtaaggaaaggttcaagattgaagcactttgtgtaccatctattgatataaatttgaaacttccacagctttctaggattacaactgcgtttattgagaaaggctatgtcttggcagacaatcaattgttaaaccatcaggaggagatcaataacattgatttcatattaggtacaaattctatgtattgtcttttgagctcaatggtaaattttggtcagccgattccctctgtctatagtcaatgtgctctaggggttatgctattgggtaatctgcagaacactatttctaatttgaaatacttacctgatttaaattatgcctcatacaatggtaataattcggacatttctacttatttgtctgtagagtcttctgttgtctatgtaggctttggttcaagcatcttgtgtgatgattcaaactttatggaagaggaggtaactcttgatgttgaatcaaattttgcagtgttgaaagatgatggaagtatttcggagactgaattgaataaagctgcaaacgaagttctcatgaaatatgatgagaagaaggtattaaactatgaccaattagaattcaaaaactgctcttcagaggtcaatgatcaacttgttagatttgctttgaatcattctgttcgtactgaaaagggcaggatatccatgcctcttttatggaacagtaaagtatctcatcttcttggtaggaattacaatcttgctaaagctgtgctaaaatctaacttaaaaaagttaagaaagaatgagcttcatttacatttgatggatgatgccattaaagaacaagaacaacttggtataatacagaggattccaaatttggatcagtatatggaggaacatcctgagcatagtttcttaccgcacatgggtgtgtttaaactaaacagggagaccactaagtgtagagtagtttttctctcgaatatttgtgaaaaagatttgtctaagccagctactgttagtcataatcagagtatacattctggaccttgtttaaaccaaaagattgcttcagctcttttacacctgagatttgggtctaagcttctatgctttgacatccggaaagcttttaaccaaatagagctgaatccctctgatcagaataaattactatttctttggtatcgtaatgtaaagaaaggagatttttctcttgtggggtataagaaggtgcgattgagttttggattatggtgttcaccaacaattttgatgttgagtttatacaagattttggtcctggatactgaagggaattctgaggaggttgtatgtttgaaaaggttgatttatcaattattttatatggataatggtgctttcacttgtagtgattcatcaactttgaaatgggcttatcagttattgccatctatttttgagccctataagatggaattacaacaaattgttactaatgatagttcccttcaggaggatattgatgctggtcttgaaaacaaaactgacagtaaagttaaacttttaggcttgcagtggcataggcaagatgatatattgtcaactagacctattgctcttgagggatcagccaatacaaaacgtttaattctcaggtcgatagcctctaattttgatttatataatttcaatggaccagtttttaacagatctagagtttttatgcatggcttacagtgtgacaaatcacttggatgtgatgatccattgtcacaagagcgaatgaaagagtggaactgtatttcaagacaagctaatgcaactccagaaattatggtagaacggtttgtaggggaaagagattcatcttataggatactagcttgtgttgatgcaagtagtctcatgtatggagccgtactttatattgagaatatagatacaggtaaggttagttttgtattggccaaaaacagaattgtgaacacaaatttgaagactaaatcaatcccttccctggagttgcaggctattagtttaggtacagagatgcttatggaactttataaagaactgtctggtcctgcatgtgtcattcccattaatattaaagcactgactttgtattctgatagtttggtagcgttaacttgggtaaattcctatgctagtaaacttgataaaatgcagggaaaatccaattttatattgaataggttacatcgtataaatcagctttgtgaaatcttccctgtgaactttaccttcacaagtgggcagaataatcctggggattgcataactagatgtttatcatacaaacaactcaagaaaactaactatttctcaggaccacaaattcagtcaagtgatgtagcaataagtcaaaatgtactgagtttcaccatcccgaatcctttattcaagatcgatgatgataatgttgaaagcaaagacgttggtagttataatatacagtgcaataaactttccatatcatctgaatatctagtttctccaaacagatattctgactttcgccatttagtggctgtaattgctagggttctgagatgttggaataagtggaaggctcgcacaaagttgaacagaccaacttgtaaggatttgatggttattgaatctgggtattacaaagaggctgttatgcacataattttgaaagatcagcttgtctatttccctgaagtctttgattattttgggtctgatttgaaaagggtcaagaacatacccaatcttgtcagtcagcttaatgtttatcctgatcaggttggaattctgagggtgaaaagcaaatgtgatcggtggaaagagggtgaaagatgctatttccctattcttttgcacaagcatagtgagttaaagttgataattcttgatttgcatgtaaggctgaaacatgctggatgttattcacttttagcagagctgcggaaagagttttggatacctcactatttctcagttgttaaaaatgtccttaaggattgtgttacgtgcaaaaggtataatggtcgttctgtgaaactgaatcagtccccatatcgtgatgttagattgcatccttctgagattccttttgggtatgtgtacatagattactttggtccttatactgttaaacaggaacatagaaagctaaaagtgtgggttctttgccttacctgtatgtttactcgagcagtcaatttgaagatttgcgtggatatgtctgttaaagaattccttcgttcttttatgcttcacacgtttgattatggattgccacagttttgtgtaagtgacttaggcacacagatagtagcaggaggtaacatcataatggattttcttaaagatcctgaaacccagatgcattttgatgaggctggtgtacaatcgataaaatttgatcggtattttaaaggctgcagtcagatgggttctttggtagagatatgtataaagatggtcaaacatttgataaataagtccattggtacaaatgttctagaatttagagattttgaatttgttgttagtcaaacttgtcacttggtgaataagcgaccaattgcttttaaagaggcattaagggattcgagcaacgagcctgttcctcaccctatcactccggaaaggcttattcatggctatgatctcttatccatcaatgtcattcctgatctacagcctgatcctgagattgatcttgaatacattcttggtaccaccccttcagaaaggataaagaataattatcaaaaactaaatgcaatcagaaaaaatctcatagacaattatcattcggagtttttagctaccctaataaaacaggcagttgataagaaggaccgatatcgtccttgtcatcatcagcatcttaatgtaggtgatattgttttaatcaaagagactcctgtaaaaccccttaactatcctatgggaaaaattacagaggtaattaagaatacaagtggtgaggtgactaatgctatcgttttgaaaggtaaaacaaatgagctggtgaaaaggcatataaccagtctcatccctcttttaaaacccgatattgctgaagagatcaatccttcagttaatgaggaattagatgccaaacctaaatttagaggaaggtcaaggagaagggcagcagtcgagtcagagaaaaggactaggcatgtgctccaagactga